Proteins encoded together in one Hevea brasiliensis isolate MT/VB/25A 57/8 chromosome 16, ASM3005281v1, whole genome shotgun sequence window:
- the LOC110666412 gene encoding ATP-dependent zinc metalloprotease FTSH 9, chloroplastic isoform X3 gives MSSMIETLRPITHTKFQANSTSNLHYSYGLCPFRCRSRVFLHHCSHRCIPYQVSFPPVVSSKTLLQGGGRGLSVWGRGFLRNQKIREYRILANCQDSDSTASSGEKRSESEGQKVSNNPPNSGSKQRREKQGKSHWWWSKKQSWKWQPLIQAQEISVLLLQLGIVMFVMRLLRPGIPLPGSEPRQPTTFISVPYSEFLGKINSNQVQKVEVDGIHIMFKLKNERSSNYESSEVVNTKFHESESLLRSVAPTTKRIVYTTTRPSDIKTPYEKMLENQVEFGSPDKRSGGFLNSALIALFYVAVLAGLLHRFPVSFSQHTPGQIRNRKSGGSGGSKVSEQGDTITFADVAGVDEAKEELEEIVEFLRNPDRYIRLGARPPRGILLVGLPGTGKTLLAKAVAGEAEVPFISCSASEFVELYVGMGASRVRDLFARAKKEAPSIIFIDEIDAVAKSRDGKFRIVSNDEREQTLNQLLTEMDGFDSNSAVIVLGATNRSDVLDPALRRPGRFDRVVMVETPDRNGREAILKVHASKKELPLGEDVDLSDIASMTTGFTGADLANLVNEAALLAGRENKLLVEKIDFIQAVERSIAKLSILPRSGGALGFTYIPPTNEDRYLLFIDELRGRLVTLLGGRAAEEVLYSGRVSTGALDDIRRATDMAYKAVAEYGLNQTIGPVSLATLSGGGMDESGVALWGRDQGHLVDLVQIEVKALLQSALDVALSVVRANPTILEGLGAHLEEKEKVEGEELQEWLKLVVAPKELAIFVRGKPLLPLQAGL, from the exons ATGTCATCGATGATCGAAACTCTAAGGCCAATAACGCACACGAAGTTTCAAGCTAATTCCACCTCTAACCTTCACTATTCCTATGGTTTGTGCCCTTTCCGTTGCCGGTCTAGGGTTTTTCTCCACCACTGTTCGCATCGTTGTATTCCTTATCAGGTGTCGTTTCCTCCTGTGGTTTCTTCCAAAACGCTTCTTCAAGGAGGCGGAAGAGGGTTGAGTGTTTGGGGAAGAGGTTTTTTAAGGAATCAGAAGATAAGAGAGTATAGAATTTTGGCTAACTGTCAAGATAGTGATTCTACTGCAAGTTCCGGCGAAAAAAGGAGCGAGAGCGAAGGCCAGAAGGTGAGTAATAATCCGCCGAATTCGGGGTCAAAGCAGAGGAGAGAGAAGCAAGGGAAGAGTCATTGGTGGTGGTCGAAGAAACAGAGCTGGAAATGGCAACCGTTGATTCAAGCGCAGGAAATTAGTGTCTTGCTTTTGCAATTAGGGATAGTTATGTTCGTCATGCGGTTGCTTCGGCCTGGGATCCCTTTACCTGGGTCGGAACCGAGGCAACCGACGACTTTTATTAGTGTGCCGTACAGTGAGTTTTTGGGCAAGATTAATAGTAATCAAGTGCAGAAAGTGGAGGTTGATGGGATACATATCATGTTCAAATTGAAAAATGAAAGGAGTAGTAATTATGAGAGTAGCGAAGTGGTCAATACTAAGTTTCACGAGTCGGAGTCTTTGTTGAGGAGTGTGGCACCTACTACTAAGAGGATTGTGTATACAACTACTAGACCGAGTGATATCAAGACTCCTTATGAGAAGATGCTCGAGAATCAGGTGGAATTTGGATCCCCTGATAAGAGGTCCGGTGGGTTCTTGAACTCCGCTTTG ATAGCTTTGTTCTATGTGGCTGTGCTTGCAGGGCTTCTTCACCGGTTCCCTGTTAGCTTTTCTCAG CATACACCTGGTCAAATTAGGAACCGCAAGTCTGGAGGTTCTGGAGGTTCAAAAGTGTCTGAGCAAGGGGACACAATCACTTTTGCTGATGTTGCTGGTGTTGATGAGGCTAAAGAAGAGTTGGAAGAGATTGTG GAATTCCTCAGGAATCCAGACAGGTATATAAGACTTGGTGCTCGTCCTCCTCGAGGTATTCTCTTG GTGGGTCTTCCTGGGACTGGTAAGACTCTTCTTGCAAAGGCTGTTGCTGGAGAAGCTGAAGTGCCCTTCATTAGTTGTTCTGCAAGTGAATTTGTGGAGTTATATGTTGGCATGGGCGCCTCCCGTGTGAGAGATCTCTTTGCTAGAGCAAAGAAGGAGGCACCATCAATAATATTTATTGATGAG ATAGATGCTGTGGCAAAAAGTCGCGATGGAAAATTTCGCATTGTCAGCAATGATGAACGGGAGCAAACTTTGAATCAATTGCTCACT GAAATGGATGGCTTTGATAGCAACTCTGCTGTGATTGTTCTTGGTGCAACAAATAGATCAGATGTCTTAGATCCTGCACTTCGCCGACCAGGAAGATTTGATCGTGTGGTTATG GTGGAAACGCCTGATAGGAATGGAAGAGAAGCCATTTTAAAAGTGCATGCTTCCAAGAAAGAGCTTCCTCTTGGCGAGGATGTTGACCTTAGTGACATTGCATCTATGACCACTGGTTTTACTGG GGCTGATCTTGCAAATCTAGTAAATGAAGCTGCTTTGTTGGCTGGAAGGGAAAACAAATTATTAGTGGAAAAAATTGATTTCATTCAGGCGGTGGAGCGGTCAATAGCA AAGTTAAGCATATTGCCAAGATCAGGAGGGGCATTGGGTTTTACTTATATACCGCCAACAAATGAGGATAGATATTTGCTCTTTATTGATGAGTTACGTGGTCGCTTGGTTACTCTTCTTGGAGGACGTGCAGCGGAAGAAGTTCTGTATTCAGGTCGTGTCTCAACAGGTGCACTGGATGATATACGGCGAGCTACTGACATGGCATATAAGGCTGTAGCAGAATATGGTCTTAATCAGACAATAGGACCTGTGTCTCTAGCAACACTTTCTGGAGGTGGGATGGATGAGTCTGGAGTTGCTCTATGGGGAAGGGATCAG GGCCATCTTGTTGATCTTGTTCAAATAGAGGTGAAAGCGTTGTTGCAATCTGCCCTGGATGTAGCACTTTCTGTTGTTCGTGCTAATCCCACTATCTTGGAAGGGCTTGGCGCCCACCTAGAAG AAAAAGAGAAAGTAGAAGGTGAGGAGCTGCAAGAGTGGTTAAAATTGGTGGTTGCTCCAAAAGAGCTTGCAATCTTTGTTAGAGGCAAGCCCCTTCTTCCGCTGCAGGCTGGCTTGTGA
- the LOC110666412 gene encoding ATP-dependent zinc metalloprotease FTSH 9, chloroplastic isoform X2 — MSSMIETLRPITHTKFQANSTSNLHYSYGLCPFRCRSRVFLHHCSHRCIPYQVSFPPVVSSKTLLQGGGRGLSVWGRGFLRNQKIREYRILANCQDSDSTASSGEKRSESEGQKVSNNPPNSGSKQRREKQGKSHWWWSKKQSWKWQPLIQAQEISVLLLQLGIVMFVMRLLRPGIPLPGSEPRQPTTFISVPYSEFLGKINSNQVQKVEVDGIHIMFKLKNERSSNYESSEVVNTKFHESESLLRSVAPTTKRIVYTTTRPSDIKTPYEKMLENQVEFGSPDKRSGGFLNSALIALFYVAVLAGLLHRFPVSFSQHTPGQIRNRKSGGSGGSKVSEQGDTITFADVAGVDEAKEELEEIVEFLRNPDRYIRLGARPPRGILLVGLPGTGKTLLAKAVAGEAEVPFISCSASEFVELYVGMGASRVRDLFARAKKEAPSIIFIDEIDAVAKSRDGKFRIVSNDEREQTLNQLLTEMDGFDSNSAVIVLGATNRSDVLDPALRRPGRFDRVVMVETPDRNGREAILKVHASKKELPLGEDVDLSDIASMTTGFTGADLANLVNEAALLAGRENKLLVEKIDFIQAVERSIAGIEKKTAKLQGSEKAVVARHEAGHAVVSTAVANLLPGGQPRVEKLSILPRSGGALGFTYIPPTNEDRYLLFIDELRGRLVTLLGGRAAEEVLYSGRVSTGALDDIRRATDMAYKAVAEYGLNQTIGPVSLATLSGGGMDESGVALWGRDQGHLVDLVQIEVKALLQSALDVALSVVRANPTILEGLGAHLEDPRSCQIFAFLVSLSPFWHANEIRVVDEGFISPW, encoded by the exons ATGTCATCGATGATCGAAACTCTAAGGCCAATAACGCACACGAAGTTTCAAGCTAATTCCACCTCTAACCTTCACTATTCCTATGGTTTGTGCCCTTTCCGTTGCCGGTCTAGGGTTTTTCTCCACCACTGTTCGCATCGTTGTATTCCTTATCAGGTGTCGTTTCCTCCTGTGGTTTCTTCCAAAACGCTTCTTCAAGGAGGCGGAAGAGGGTTGAGTGTTTGGGGAAGAGGTTTTTTAAGGAATCAGAAGATAAGAGAGTATAGAATTTTGGCTAACTGTCAAGATAGTGATTCTACTGCAAGTTCCGGCGAAAAAAGGAGCGAGAGCGAAGGCCAGAAGGTGAGTAATAATCCGCCGAATTCGGGGTCAAAGCAGAGGAGAGAGAAGCAAGGGAAGAGTCATTGGTGGTGGTCGAAGAAACAGAGCTGGAAATGGCAACCGTTGATTCAAGCGCAGGAAATTAGTGTCTTGCTTTTGCAATTAGGGATAGTTATGTTCGTCATGCGGTTGCTTCGGCCTGGGATCCCTTTACCTGGGTCGGAACCGAGGCAACCGACGACTTTTATTAGTGTGCCGTACAGTGAGTTTTTGGGCAAGATTAATAGTAATCAAGTGCAGAAAGTGGAGGTTGATGGGATACATATCATGTTCAAATTGAAAAATGAAAGGAGTAGTAATTATGAGAGTAGCGAAGTGGTCAATACTAAGTTTCACGAGTCGGAGTCTTTGTTGAGGAGTGTGGCACCTACTACTAAGAGGATTGTGTATACAACTACTAGACCGAGTGATATCAAGACTCCTTATGAGAAGATGCTCGAGAATCAGGTGGAATTTGGATCCCCTGATAAGAGGTCCGGTGGGTTCTTGAACTCCGCTTTG ATAGCTTTGTTCTATGTGGCTGTGCTTGCAGGGCTTCTTCACCGGTTCCCTGTTAGCTTTTCTCAG CATACACCTGGTCAAATTAGGAACCGCAAGTCTGGAGGTTCTGGAGGTTCAAAAGTGTCTGAGCAAGGGGACACAATCACTTTTGCTGATGTTGCTGGTGTTGATGAGGCTAAAGAAGAGTTGGAAGAGATTGTG GAATTCCTCAGGAATCCAGACAGGTATATAAGACTTGGTGCTCGTCCTCCTCGAGGTATTCTCTTG GTGGGTCTTCCTGGGACTGGTAAGACTCTTCTTGCAAAGGCTGTTGCTGGAGAAGCTGAAGTGCCCTTCATTAGTTGTTCTGCAAGTGAATTTGTGGAGTTATATGTTGGCATGGGCGCCTCCCGTGTGAGAGATCTCTTTGCTAGAGCAAAGAAGGAGGCACCATCAATAATATTTATTGATGAG ATAGATGCTGTGGCAAAAAGTCGCGATGGAAAATTTCGCATTGTCAGCAATGATGAACGGGAGCAAACTTTGAATCAATTGCTCACT GAAATGGATGGCTTTGATAGCAACTCTGCTGTGATTGTTCTTGGTGCAACAAATAGATCAGATGTCTTAGATCCTGCACTTCGCCGACCAGGAAGATTTGATCGTGTGGTTATG GTGGAAACGCCTGATAGGAATGGAAGAGAAGCCATTTTAAAAGTGCATGCTTCCAAGAAAGAGCTTCCTCTTGGCGAGGATGTTGACCTTAGTGACATTGCATCTATGACCACTGGTTTTACTGG GGCTGATCTTGCAAATCTAGTAAATGAAGCTGCTTTGTTGGCTGGAAGGGAAAACAAATTATTAGTGGAAAAAATTGATTTCATTCAGGCGGTGGAGCGGTCAATAGCA GGCATAGAAAAAAAGACTGCCAAGTTACAAGGAAGTGAGAAGGCTGTGGTTGCACGTCATGAAGCTGGTCATGCAGTAGTTAGTACTGCCGTTGCTAACCTCCTTCCTGGGGGGCAACCTCGTGTTGAG AAGTTAAGCATATTGCCAAGATCAGGAGGGGCATTGGGTTTTACTTATATACCGCCAACAAATGAGGATAGATATTTGCTCTTTATTGATGAGTTACGTGGTCGCTTGGTTACTCTTCTTGGAGGACGTGCAGCGGAAGAAGTTCTGTATTCAGGTCGTGTCTCAACAGGTGCACTGGATGATATACGGCGAGCTACTGACATGGCATATAAGGCTGTAGCAGAATATGGTCTTAATCAGACAATAGGACCTGTGTCTCTAGCAACACTTTCTGGAGGTGGGATGGATGAGTCTGGAGTTGCTCTATGGGGAAGGGATCAG GGCCATCTTGTTGATCTTGTTCAAATAGAGGTGAAAGCGTTGTTGCAATCTGCCCTGGATGTAGCACTTTCTGTTGTTCGTGCTAATCCCACTATCTTGGAAGGGCTTGGCGCCCACCTAGAAG ACCCTAGATCTTGTCAAATATTTGCCTTTCTGGTGTCCTTATCTCCATTCTGGCATGCAAATGAAATTAGAGTGGTTGATGAAGGATTTATATCCccatggtaa
- the LOC110666412 gene encoding ATP-dependent zinc metalloprotease FTSH 9, chloroplastic isoform X1 — translation MSSMIETLRPITHTKFQANSTSNLHYSYGLCPFRCRSRVFLHHCSHRCIPYQVSFPPVVSSKTLLQGGGRGLSVWGRGFLRNQKIREYRILANCQDSDSTASSGEKRSESEGQKVSNNPPNSGSKQRREKQGKSHWWWSKKQSWKWQPLIQAQEISVLLLQLGIVMFVMRLLRPGIPLPGSEPRQPTTFISVPYSEFLGKINSNQVQKVEVDGIHIMFKLKNERSSNYESSEVVNTKFHESESLLRSVAPTTKRIVYTTTRPSDIKTPYEKMLENQVEFGSPDKRSGGFLNSALIALFYVAVLAGLLHRFPVSFSQHTPGQIRNRKSGGSGGSKVSEQGDTITFADVAGVDEAKEELEEIVEFLRNPDRYIRLGARPPRGILLVGLPGTGKTLLAKAVAGEAEVPFISCSASEFVELYVGMGASRVRDLFARAKKEAPSIIFIDEIDAVAKSRDGKFRIVSNDEREQTLNQLLTEMDGFDSNSAVIVLGATNRSDVLDPALRRPGRFDRVVMVETPDRNGREAILKVHASKKELPLGEDVDLSDIASMTTGFTGADLANLVNEAALLAGRENKLLVEKIDFIQAVERSIAGIEKKTAKLQGSEKAVVARHEAGHAVVSTAVANLLPGGQPRVEKLSILPRSGGALGFTYIPPTNEDRYLLFIDELRGRLVTLLGGRAAEEVLYSGRVSTGALDDIRRATDMAYKAVAEYGLNQTIGPVSLATLSGGGMDESGVALWGRDQGHLVDLVQIEVKALLQSALDVALSVVRANPTILEGLGAHLEEKEKVEGEELQEWLKLVVAPKELAIFVRGKPLLPLQAGL, via the exons ATGTCATCGATGATCGAAACTCTAAGGCCAATAACGCACACGAAGTTTCAAGCTAATTCCACCTCTAACCTTCACTATTCCTATGGTTTGTGCCCTTTCCGTTGCCGGTCTAGGGTTTTTCTCCACCACTGTTCGCATCGTTGTATTCCTTATCAGGTGTCGTTTCCTCCTGTGGTTTCTTCCAAAACGCTTCTTCAAGGAGGCGGAAGAGGGTTGAGTGTTTGGGGAAGAGGTTTTTTAAGGAATCAGAAGATAAGAGAGTATAGAATTTTGGCTAACTGTCAAGATAGTGATTCTACTGCAAGTTCCGGCGAAAAAAGGAGCGAGAGCGAAGGCCAGAAGGTGAGTAATAATCCGCCGAATTCGGGGTCAAAGCAGAGGAGAGAGAAGCAAGGGAAGAGTCATTGGTGGTGGTCGAAGAAACAGAGCTGGAAATGGCAACCGTTGATTCAAGCGCAGGAAATTAGTGTCTTGCTTTTGCAATTAGGGATAGTTATGTTCGTCATGCGGTTGCTTCGGCCTGGGATCCCTTTACCTGGGTCGGAACCGAGGCAACCGACGACTTTTATTAGTGTGCCGTACAGTGAGTTTTTGGGCAAGATTAATAGTAATCAAGTGCAGAAAGTGGAGGTTGATGGGATACATATCATGTTCAAATTGAAAAATGAAAGGAGTAGTAATTATGAGAGTAGCGAAGTGGTCAATACTAAGTTTCACGAGTCGGAGTCTTTGTTGAGGAGTGTGGCACCTACTACTAAGAGGATTGTGTATACAACTACTAGACCGAGTGATATCAAGACTCCTTATGAGAAGATGCTCGAGAATCAGGTGGAATTTGGATCCCCTGATAAGAGGTCCGGTGGGTTCTTGAACTCCGCTTTG ATAGCTTTGTTCTATGTGGCTGTGCTTGCAGGGCTTCTTCACCGGTTCCCTGTTAGCTTTTCTCAG CATACACCTGGTCAAATTAGGAACCGCAAGTCTGGAGGTTCTGGAGGTTCAAAAGTGTCTGAGCAAGGGGACACAATCACTTTTGCTGATGTTGCTGGTGTTGATGAGGCTAAAGAAGAGTTGGAAGAGATTGTG GAATTCCTCAGGAATCCAGACAGGTATATAAGACTTGGTGCTCGTCCTCCTCGAGGTATTCTCTTG GTGGGTCTTCCTGGGACTGGTAAGACTCTTCTTGCAAAGGCTGTTGCTGGAGAAGCTGAAGTGCCCTTCATTAGTTGTTCTGCAAGTGAATTTGTGGAGTTATATGTTGGCATGGGCGCCTCCCGTGTGAGAGATCTCTTTGCTAGAGCAAAGAAGGAGGCACCATCAATAATATTTATTGATGAG ATAGATGCTGTGGCAAAAAGTCGCGATGGAAAATTTCGCATTGTCAGCAATGATGAACGGGAGCAAACTTTGAATCAATTGCTCACT GAAATGGATGGCTTTGATAGCAACTCTGCTGTGATTGTTCTTGGTGCAACAAATAGATCAGATGTCTTAGATCCTGCACTTCGCCGACCAGGAAGATTTGATCGTGTGGTTATG GTGGAAACGCCTGATAGGAATGGAAGAGAAGCCATTTTAAAAGTGCATGCTTCCAAGAAAGAGCTTCCTCTTGGCGAGGATGTTGACCTTAGTGACATTGCATCTATGACCACTGGTTTTACTGG GGCTGATCTTGCAAATCTAGTAAATGAAGCTGCTTTGTTGGCTGGAAGGGAAAACAAATTATTAGTGGAAAAAATTGATTTCATTCAGGCGGTGGAGCGGTCAATAGCA GGCATAGAAAAAAAGACTGCCAAGTTACAAGGAAGTGAGAAGGCTGTGGTTGCACGTCATGAAGCTGGTCATGCAGTAGTTAGTACTGCCGTTGCTAACCTCCTTCCTGGGGGGCAACCTCGTGTTGAG AAGTTAAGCATATTGCCAAGATCAGGAGGGGCATTGGGTTTTACTTATATACCGCCAACAAATGAGGATAGATATTTGCTCTTTATTGATGAGTTACGTGGTCGCTTGGTTACTCTTCTTGGAGGACGTGCAGCGGAAGAAGTTCTGTATTCAGGTCGTGTCTCAACAGGTGCACTGGATGATATACGGCGAGCTACTGACATGGCATATAAGGCTGTAGCAGAATATGGTCTTAATCAGACAATAGGACCTGTGTCTCTAGCAACACTTTCTGGAGGTGGGATGGATGAGTCTGGAGTTGCTCTATGGGGAAGGGATCAG GGCCATCTTGTTGATCTTGTTCAAATAGAGGTGAAAGCGTTGTTGCAATCTGCCCTGGATGTAGCACTTTCTGTTGTTCGTGCTAATCCCACTATCTTGGAAGGGCTTGGCGCCCACCTAGAAG AAAAAGAGAAAGTAGAAGGTGAGGAGCTGCAAGAGTGGTTAAAATTGGTGGTTGCTCCAAAAGAGCTTGCAATCTTTGTTAGAGGCAAGCCCCTTCTTCCGCTGCAGGCTGGCTTGTGA